In Palaemon carinicauda isolate YSFRI2023 chromosome 28, ASM3689809v2, whole genome shotgun sequence, a single genomic region encodes these proteins:
- the LOC137621364 gene encoding uncharacterized protein, whose product MDTSDIMVWRYVNTTTNPVDLASRGLSFSDFLQSSLWFSGPDFLKMDGTHWPTMPEDVVRGELDPDAEVNTSPVFDITKEEPTFIESIATRFSSWLKLVKTVAWMTRFIRHTQKARPYSVDSLECGATYRGEFDLETDPKARV is encoded by the coding sequence ATGGATACATCCGACATTATGGTGTGGAGATACGTCAATACTACTACAAATCCCGTAGACCTCGCGTCACGTGGCCTCTCCTTCAGTGACTTCCTCCAGTCATCTTTGTGGTTTTCAGGACCAGATTTCCTCAAAATGGACGGAACGCACTGGCCAACCATGCCCGAAGACGTGGTCAGAGGAGAGCTTGATCCAGATGCCGAAGTGAACACTTCTCCCGTCTTCGATATAACGAAGGAAGAACCAACGTTCATTGAATCAATAGCGACAAGATTCTCCTCTTGGTTGAAGTTAGTCAAGACTGTCGCGTGGATGACAAGATTTATCCGCCACACGCAGAAAGCTCGCCCATACAGCGTAGACTCACTCGAGTGCGGAGCTACGTACCGCGGAGAATTTGATCTGGAGACTGACCCAAAGGCAAGAGTATGA
- the LOC137621365 gene encoding uncharacterized protein → MQGPDLTNSLTGVLRFREGQHAITADVQEMFHQVKVPEEDRDCLRYLWWPEGVTSKELKVFRMTSHIFGARSSPSIVNFCLRKTALDFGSKYNEEASNSIRRNFHVDNLLKAMDDKEECIKLTRDLINLCGDGGFSLNHWTSSSKRILAAIPEEERDDSVAVLDLNKDELPTERTLGIHWNMSIDVFTFRIVLKDKPFNRRGVLSVVASIYDPLGYLSPVTLIAKILLREMCRRKLSWDEEMSADELVWWKTWLA, encoded by the coding sequence ATGCAAGGCCCCGATCTCACCAATAGCCTGACGGGTGTTCTGCGTTTTAGAGAGGGCCAACATGCCATCACAGCAGACGTGCAGGAGATGTTCCATCAGGTGAAGGTACCTGAAGAGGACAGAGACTGCCTGAGGTACCTCTGGTGGCCAGAAGGTGTCACCAGCAAAGAACTGAAAGTCTTCAGAATGACGTCCCACATTTTTGGTGCAAGATCATCGCCGAGCATCGTTAACTTCTGCTTACGCAAAACGGCCCTGGATTTCGGAAGCAAGTATAACGAAGAAGCTTCTAACTCTATACGTCGCAACTTCCACGTCGACAACCTCCTCAAGGCGATGGACGATAAGGAAGAATGCATCAAGTTGACCAGAGATCTGATCAACCTGTGCGGGGATGGAGGTTTCAGTCTTAACCATTGGACCTCCAGCAGCAAGCGAATTCTAGCTGCGATCCCCGAAGAAGAACGAGATGACTCTGTGGCAGTCCTAGACTTGAATAAAGATGAGCTGCCAACTGAACGAACCCTGGGGATCCATTGGAATATGAGCATAGACGTGTTCACGTTCAGAATCGTCCTTAAAGACAAGCCTTTCAACCGACGTGGCGTGCTCTCTGTTGTTGCATCGATCTACGACCCCTTGGGCTACTTATCCCCAGTCACTTTGATCGCGAAGATCCTGTTGCGAGAAATGTGCCGAAGGAAGCTCTCGTGGGATGAGGAGATGTCTGCTGATGAACTTGTTTGGTGGAAGACCTGGCTCGCGTAG